Proteins from a genomic interval of Desulfitibacter alkalitolerans DSM 16504:
- a CDS encoding glycosyltransferase translates to MGIYIFLVVIIGLLSFISTLYIKNATLREYESTLVLRTYNCAEICEGVLRDVVNIMKRQAAHELIVLDKGSDDGTYEILKKLAAKYTFPVLQINDEQEPKEIIEMYSEALGASGGYQLLVMDKDTEYFTARSQINRI, encoded by the coding sequence GTGGGAATATATATTTTCTTGGTTGTTATTATAGGGTTGCTTTCTTTTATTTCAACCCTATACATAAAAAATGCCACCTTGAGGGAATATGAATCCACCCTTGTGCTAAGGACTTACAATTGTGCAGAAATCTGTGAAGGGGTATTAAGAGATGTGGTGAATATTATGAAAAGGCAGGCTGCTCATGAATTAATTGTGTTAGATAAGGGATCTGATGACGGAACCTATGAAATCTTAAAAAAATTAGCAGCTAAGTATACTTTCCCAGTGCTGCAGATAAATGATGAGCAGGAGCCCAAAGAAATCATAGAGATGTACAGTGAGGCGTTGGGTGCGTCAGGGGGCTATCAGCTGCTGGTTATGGATAAAGATACAGAATATTTTACTGCCAGGAGCCAGATTAATAGAATATGA
- the ubiB gene encoding 2-polyprenylphenol 6-hydroxylase, which yields MLIRRRYKHLKRYRQVANILARHGFGYLLDRLNLTDILPYHQRLKQDSDEHKDAEKTRGERLRQALTELGTTFIKFGQILSTRSDLLPKDIIIELQKLQDRIPPISFERVREQVEGELGAPLEEIFECFHEEPIAGASIGQVHRACLKDGKECVVKVRRPEVEAVVQVDLEILFDLARLAESRSALSRHYHLVEIVEEFAWGLKRELDYSVEGRNAERLWNNFAQDEDIKVPKVYWDYSSTQVLTLEYVEGTKLSNLQELDNKGYDKRIIAEKLSRAVLKQVLLDGFFHADPHPGNIFVQKGNKICFMDFGLMGYLSEERKKQVIKLVLALVRKDSNKIVKAILEMGVVSKTTDIDKLKRDMDMLISLYYTVPLSKINIGEVIGEVLELAFAHRVKIPTEMTLMAKTLIVLEGVLKDLEPTISIIEIAEPFAAKLIAHKYDPRNLTRELSNSFQEYFELVSGMPQKADRLLDKALGDDMSFKLQIQNLNVIFAYLDKIANKLSFSIVLLSFSLVMAGLIIASSIGRGGSDFFWQIPVLEIAFVSSFILFTWLIVSIIRSGRF from the coding sequence ATGTTGATCAGAAGAAGGTACAAGCATTTAAAAAGATACAGACAGGTGGCTAATATTCTAGCCAGGCATGGATTTGGATATCTGTTGGATAGGCTCAATCTAACAGATATTTTGCCATACCATCAACGACTCAAGCAGGATTCTGATGAACACAAGGATGCAGAAAAAACCAGGGGAGAGAGGTTGAGGCAGGCCCTTACGGAATTAGGAACAACCTTCATCAAATTTGGGCAAATATTAAGCACAAGATCTGATCTCCTGCCAAAGGATATTATCATAGAACTGCAAAAACTCCAGGACAGAATACCTCCCATATCCTTTGAAAGGGTCAGGGAACAAGTGGAAGGGGAGCTTGGAGCACCTCTTGAAGAGATTTTTGAATGCTTCCATGAGGAACCAATAGCAGGAGCTTCAATTGGACAAGTTCATAGGGCGTGCTTGAAGGATGGCAAGGAATGCGTGGTCAAGGTCAGGCGGCCTGAGGTAGAGGCTGTTGTTCAGGTTGATTTGGAAATATTGTTTGATCTTGCCAGGCTTGCTGAGAGTCGCTCTGCCCTTAGCAGACACTATCATCTTGTTGAAATTGTAGAGGAATTTGCCTGGGGGCTTAAACGGGAGCTAGATTATTCAGTTGAGGGTCGTAATGCCGAACGATTATGGAATAACTTTGCCCAGGATGAAGACATAAAGGTGCCAAAGGTATACTGGGATTACAGCAGCACTCAGGTGCTGACACTAGAATATGTAGAGGGCACCAAGCTGAGTAATCTCCAGGAGCTTGACAACAAAGGTTATGACAAAAGAATTATAGCTGAGAAGCTCTCAAGGGCTGTCTTGAAGCAGGTATTACTTGATGGATTTTTCCATGCAGATCCTCACCCAGGAAATATTTTTGTCCAGAAGGGTAATAAGATTTGTTTTATGGATTTTGGTTTAATGGGCTACCTCTCTGAGGAAAGAAAGAAGCAGGTTATCAAGCTTGTGTTAGCCCTGGTGAGAAAAGACAGCAATAAAATAGTAAAGGCCATTCTGGAAATGGGCGTTGTCAGTAAAACCACAGATATAGATAAGCTGAAAAGGGACATGGACATGCTGATAAGCCTGTACTATACTGTGCCTCTCAGCAAAATTAACATTGGAGAGGTAATTGGAGAGGTTTTAGAACTGGCCTTTGCCCACAGGGTAAAAATTCCTACAGAAATGACCTTAATGGCAAAAACGCTTATTGTCTTAGAAGGGGTTCTTAAAGACCTGGAGCCAACAATCAGTATCATTGAGATTGCTGAACCCTTTGCAGCAAAGCTAATAGCACACAAGTATGATCCCAGAAACCTCACCAGAGAGCTATCCAATAGCTTCCAGGAATATTTTGAACTTGTGTCTGGCATGCCCCAAAAGGCTGATCGCTTACTGGATAAGGCCCTGGGGGACGATATGTCTTTTAAGCTGCAAATCCAAAACCTCAATGTAATCTTTGCATATCTAGATAAAATAGCAAATAAATTATCCTTTAGTATAGTACTATTATCCTTTAGTCTTGTCATGGCAGGTCTTATCATAGCTTCCTCCATTGGCAGGGGCGGTAGTGATTTTTTCTGGCAGATTCCCGTTTTAGAAATAGCTTTTGTTTCCTCTTTTATTTTATTTACCTGGTTAATAGTCTCAATTATCCGGTCGGGAAGATTTTGA
- a CDS encoding DEAD/DEAH box helicase, producing the protein MGMRYMLYIAWNKDKYIVNLSHDPVLDLNFHMDVWGCQQLWILTPPLLLGQAYFILNSAAVHEEIKGTKFSGRDSSIKGIARYLAGKIPFTLSHGNQLKEKYDLVQHWLVRLGLGELDEPQLITCSNAHVNRVKILEKRQEANAILPCLEGRYVLADEAEALLNYSKINIENPLEDLLQILSLQHKAEVFPGVGQGKKRQLKCFRCGSSENLKQSYCLECGSNDCWYCEDCISMGESRECMQLYGFPHYSKPIPKQVEIHFDFELTPAQKDAAVNVWKFAKSSELNKCLVWAACGAGKTEVSFPCIADALKRGCKVLFAVPRKDTIIDIEKRVRKCFSGVEIAALYGGSGERFKRADLILATTHQVLRFYEAFHLVILDEVDAFPYHGSTMLYNALNRALHPRGKIIYMTATPPPYLLKMDRSTIEIVTIPARHHGYPLPVPEIIIDKSLQLKDNDLVIPEKVLGFLHESIEGEFSQVLIFVPTIFLSERVGEILKKAFELPPFNNFGGNWVDYTHSQDPERDKKREGFLKGEFPVLVTTTLMERGINVPKVNVIVLFAENQYIFDTATLVQMAGRAGRMTDNPSGKVWFIGSQTTPFMKQAISWIKSINKEAADKGYLKRLPNTGRLRVKNVK; encoded by the coding sequence ATGGGAATGCGGTACATGCTCTATATAGCCTGGAATAAAGATAAATACATAGTTAACCTGTCGCATGACCCGGTGTTAGACCTGAACTTTCATATGGATGTTTGGGGCTGTCAGCAATTGTGGATTCTTACTCCTCCCCTGCTTCTTGGACAAGCCTATTTTATTTTAAATTCTGCTGCTGTCCACGAAGAAATAAAAGGCACTAAATTCAGCGGAAGAGATTCATCAATTAAAGGCATTGCCAGATACCTGGCAGGAAAGATACCCTTCACATTATCTCATGGAAACCAGTTAAAGGAAAAATATGATTTGGTGCAGCATTGGCTTGTCAGGTTAGGTCTAGGTGAGCTTGATGAACCACAACTAATAACATGCTCTAATGCCCATGTGAACAGGGTTAAGATACTGGAGAAAAGGCAGGAAGCCAATGCAATACTGCCATGCCTTGAAGGAAGGTATGTTTTAGCTGATGAAGCTGAGGCCCTGCTTAATTACAGTAAGATCAACATTGAAAACCCCCTGGAAGATTTGCTCCAGATTTTGTCTCTGCAGCATAAAGCAGAGGTTTTTCCAGGTGTAGGGCAGGGGAAAAAGAGGCAGTTAAAATGCTTTCGGTGCGGCAGCAGCGAGAATCTCAAACAGTCTTATTGTTTAGAGTGTGGTTCAAATGATTGCTGGTATTGCGAAGACTGTATTTCCATGGGAGAATCAAGAGAATGTATGCAATTATATGGTTTTCCCCACTACAGCAAACCCATTCCCAAGCAGGTTGAAATACACTTTGACTTTGAACTTACTCCGGCCCAAAAGGATGCAGCAGTTAATGTGTGGAAATTCGCCAAGAGCAGTGAATTGAATAAATGTCTGGTTTGGGCAGCTTGTGGAGCAGGAAAAACAGAGGTTTCTTTTCCATGTATTGCAGATGCATTAAAAAGGGGCTGCAAGGTATTATTTGCAGTGCCAAGAAAAGACACCATAATAGATATTGAAAAAAGAGTAAGAAAGTGCTTTAGTGGGGTAGAAATAGCAGCATTGTATGGGGGAAGTGGCGAAAGGTTTAAAAGGGCGGATTTGATTTTAGCCACAACTCATCAGGTATTAAGGTTTTATGAAGCATTTCATTTGGTTATTTTAGATGAGGTAGATGCCTTTCCATATCATGGCAGCACCATGCTGTATAATGCTTTAAACCGTGCCTTACATCCCAGAGGGAAAATCATCTATATGACTGCAACACCACCGCCATATCTGCTGAAAATGGACAGAAGCACCATTGAAATTGTCACAATACCTGCCAGACATCATGGTTACCCCCTGCCTGTGCCTGAAATTATTATAGACAAGTCCCTTCAGTTAAAAGATAATGATCTGGTTATTCCAGAAAAGGTGTTGGGTTTCCTTCATGAAAGTATAGAAGGAGAATTTTCCCAGGTGCTTATCTTTGTACCTACAATTTTTTTGTCTGAAAGGGTTGGGGAAATACTTAAAAAAGCCTTCGAACTCCCCCCTTTTAATAACTTTGGGGGAAATTGGGTTGATTATACCCATTCTCAGGATCCTGAAAGGGACAAAAAACGAGAGGGCTTTCTAAAGGGTGAGTTCCCTGTTCTGGTTACAACAACCCTTATGGAAAGAGGTATTAATGTACCAAAGGTAAATGTCATTGTATTATTTGCAGAAAATCAATATATTTTTGATACGGCAACCCTGGTACAAATGGCAGGCAGGGCAGGTCGAATGACAGATAATCCGTCAGGCAAGGTGTGGTTTATTGGTTCCCAGACAACTCCCTTTATGAAGCAGGCCATATCCTGGATTAAAAGCATTAATAAGGAGGCAGCGGATAAAGGTTATTTGAAAAGACTGCCTAATACAGGGAGGCTGAGAGTAAAGAATGTTAAATGA
- the prfB gene encoding peptide chain release factor 2 (programmed frameshift), whose amino-acid sequence MLAEIRWRMNKVVKDFDELRASLDLESKRISVQKLEAMINQPGFWDDQQKAQEIMKQLNGLKAKIHQIQEMETYLEEVEIMCQLSEEENDTDLLKEIEAKLVSIEDEVEKLQIEVLLSEPYDKNNAIISLHPGAGGTESQDWAEMLYRMYMRWAEKKGFVIEVLDFLPGDEAGIKSVTFSVAGDNAYGYLKSEKGVHRLVRISPFDASGRRHTSFASVDVIPEVSDEEELKIDPVELKVDTYRAGGAGGQHVNKTDSAVRITHLPTGIVVQCQNERSQHANRLAAMKILTAKLFELKQRQKEEELVKIRGEQQDIGWGSQIRSYVFHPYSMIKDHRTDVEVGNVEKVMNGDLDIFISAYLHGLGSQK is encoded by the exons ATGCTAGCAGAGATAAGATGGAGAATGAATAAGGTGGTAAAGGATTTTGATGAATTGAGGGCTTCTCTT GACCTGGAAAGTAAAAGAATATCTGTCCAAAAGCTTGAAGCAATGATTAACCAGCCGGGCTTTTGGGATGATCAGCAAAAAGCCCAGGAAATCATGAAGCAGTTAAATGGACTTAAAGCTAAGATACACCAGATTCAGGAGATGGAGACATACCTTGAAGAAGTGGAGATAATGTGCCAGCTTAGTGAAGAGGAGAATGATACCGATCTCTTAAAAGAAATAGAAGCTAAGCTTGTTAGCATTGAAGATGAGGTAGAAAAGCTGCAAATAGAGGTTTTATTAAGTGAGCCTTACGATAAGAATAATGCAATTATATCACTTCACCCAGGAGCTGGGGGTACTGAATCCCAGGATTGGGCTGAGATGCTCTATAGAATGTATATGCGTTGGGCAGAGAAAAAGGGCTTTGTTATTGAGGTGCTGGATTTTCTTCCTGGCGATGAAGCAGGTATAAAAAGTGTCACATTTAGTGTGGCTGGGGATAATGCTTATGGTTATCTCAAATCTGAAAAAGGGGTTCACCGCCTGGTAAGAATATCTCCCTTTGATGCTTCCGGCAGAAGGCATACTTCCTTTGCTTCGGTGGATGTGATTCCTGAGGTTTCAGATGAGGAGGAACTAAAGATAGATCCTGTTGAATTAAAGGTTGACACCTATCGAGCAGGGGGCGCCGGCGGACAACATGTAAATAAAACAGATTCGGCAGTTAGGATAACCCATCTGCCTACCGGCATTGTTGTGCAGTGTCAAAATGAAAGGTCCCAACATGCAAACAGGCTGGCGGCTATGAAGATTCTAACTGCAAAGCTGTTTGAATTAAAGCAAAGGCAAAAGGAAGAGGAACTGGTAAAAATAAGAGGAGAACAGCAGGATATAGGCTGGGGCAGTCAAATCCGGTCATATGTGTTCCACCCCTATAGTATGATAAAGGATCATAGAACCGATGTTGAGGTTGGCAATGTAGAAAAGGTTATGAATGGAGATTTAGATATTTTCATATCTGCCTACCTTCATGGTCTGGGGAGCCAAAAATAG
- a CDS encoding LmeA family phospholipid-binding protein, with product MKRLFSIILILGLLMALAQMILPGKLAAAMEKALQEQWEMQDVQVKIYAFPAIKILTGRIDRAEIFVGSAVFGMVPVNDLYIELKEVRIDVVSALQRDINYEMQRAGTVKFKITEQGLNDYLKDNPISGLGNVTIELSEDISTVKSQVTVLGSKVDLALLGRFTLKNGSLAFLPEDFRIDKHSLGDLFRDRFKAGTNLEITIGTLPYDTELHSLETGENIITFYGTIGSRTARP from the coding sequence ATGAAGAGGTTGTTTTCTATCATCCTTATTTTAGGACTGCTCATGGCACTTGCCCAGATGATTTTGCCAGGCAAATTAGCAGCAGCCATGGAAAAGGCTCTTCAAGAGCAGTGGGAAATGCAGGATGTCCAGGTGAAAATATATGCATTTCCAGCCATAAAAATATTAACAGGCAGAATAGACAGGGCAGAAATCTTTGTGGGGTCGGCAGTTTTTGGCATGGTTCCTGTAAATGACCTTTATATAGAGTTAAAGGAAGTAAGAATTGATGTAGTAAGTGCACTGCAAAGGGATATTAATTATGAAATGCAGAGGGCTGGTACTGTTAAATTTAAAATAACAGAACAGGGACTGAATGACTATCTTAAGGATAACCCCATAAGTGGGCTTGGTAATGTAACAATAGAATTAAGTGAAGACATCTCAACTGTTAAAAGCCAGGTAACTGTGTTGGGCAGTAAAGTAGACCTTGCCCTCCTAGGAAGGTTTACCCTTAAAAATGGCAGCCTTGCTTTTTTGCCTGAGGATTTTAGGATAGATAAGCATTCCCTGGGTGACTTGTTTAGGGATAGATTTAAAGCTGGAACGAACCTTGAAATAACAATAGGAACCCTGCCCTATGATACTGAGCTCCACAGCCTGGAAACAGGGGAAAATATTATTACCTTTTACGGGACTATTGGCTCTCGCACAGCCCGACCATAA
- a CDS encoding ComF family protein, which translates to MLNELTKSLKHIIYTKENKCCFCNNSLTLYENIFCNKCLYGISSWNNNYITCKICGKFIKGQIICNDCGKSRPPFIMAKAVGAYEGIIKETLQRFKYQGLQSLAGPMGRLMALEALKYKEFMQCSLITFVPLSTERLRERGYNQSQLLAHELSRYIRLPVGDLLKKTIDTEPMAKLTKEERLKNLAHVFRAKKQVNLQRVILVDDVYTTGSTVSLCCRELLKGGIKEVYVLTFATGCDIM; encoded by the coding sequence ATGTTAAATGAGCTAACAAAGAGTTTAAAACATATTATCTATACAAAAGAAAATAAGTGCTGCTTTTGTAATAATTCCCTTACCTTATATGAAAATATTTTTTGCAATAAATGCTTATATGGGATAAGCTCATGGAATAATAATTATATTACCTGTAAAATATGCGGCAAGTTCATTAAGGGCCAAATAATATGTAATGACTGTGGGAAATCAAGGCCGCCTTTTATAATGGCAAAAGCTGTTGGTGCTTATGAAGGGATAATAAAGGAGACACTTCAAAGGTTTAAATATCAGGGGTTACAAAGCCTGGCTGGACCAATGGGGAGACTTATGGCCCTGGAGGCTTTAAAGTATAAGGAGTTTATGCAGTGCAGCTTGATTACCTTTGTCCCTTTAAGCACCGAGCGATTAAGAGAAAGGGGATATAATCAATCACAGCTGTTAGCTCACGAATTAAGTCGTTATATTAGGCTTCCTGTTGGAGATCTTTTGAAAAAGACTATTGATACCGAGCCAATGGCTAAGCTGACAAAAGAGGAGCGGCTTAAAAACCTTGCCCATGTCTTTAGAGCCAAAAAACAGGTAAACCTCCAGAGGGTAATCCTTGTAGATGATGTTTATACTACCGGCAGCACTGTATCATTATGTTGTCGTGAATTACTGAAAGGAGGCATAAAAGAGGTTTATGTGCTAACATTTGCAACAGGTTGTGACATTATGTAA
- the hpf gene encoding ribosome hibernation-promoting factor, HPF/YfiA family: protein MNINVRGKNVQVTPALKDHVDRRIGKLGRFFDTDQEAQVTLTVEKDRHKVEVTMPLNGYLLRGEEETGDMYASIDMVIDKLEKQVEKYKTRVSRKIRDASIREMPPLSEIAEEEEPQLVRTKRFALKPMPVEEAIMQMNLIGHSFFVFSNADTEEVNVVYKRKDGNYGLIEPEF from the coding sequence ATGAATATTAATGTCAGGGGCAAAAATGTTCAGGTTACTCCAGCTTTAAAGGATCACGTTGATAGAAGAATTGGAAAGTTGGGGCGATTTTTTGACACCGATCAGGAAGCCCAAGTAACACTTACAGTAGAAAAAGATAGACATAAGGTTGAGGTTACCATGCCGCTCAATGGATATCTCCTAAGGGGTGAAGAAGAAACTGGAGATATGTACGCATCCATCGATATGGTTATTGACAAGTTAGAAAAACAAGTAGAAAAATACAAAACCCGTGTTTCTCGAAAGATAAGAGATGCCAGTATTAGAGAAATGCCGCCATTAAGTGAGATAGCTGAAGAAGAAGAACCCCAGCTGGTTAGAACTAAAAGATTTGCTCTAAAGCCCATGCCAGTTGAAGAAGCGATTATGCAGATGAATTTGATAGGACACAGTTTTTTCGTTTTTTCAAATGCTGATACAGAGGAAGTAAATGTGGTCTACAAAAGAAAAGACGGAAACTATGGTTTGATAGAACCTGAATTTTAA
- the secA gene encoding preprotein translocase subunit SecA encodes MLGFIKNLLDDNSKQIKKMQKTVDIINHLETDIKKLGDSELRSKTEEFKSRIDNGEGLDTILPEAFAVVREASWRVLKMRHFDVQLMGGIVLHQGKISEMKTGEGKTLVATLPAYLNALTDKGVHVVTVNDYLARRDSEWMGEVYKFLGLSVGLIVHGLDAQQRRAAYNSDITYGTNNEFGFDYLRDNMAISIDHLVQRELNYAIVDEVDSILIDEARTPLIISGQADKPTQLYYTIARLIPRLKKTEDYIVDEKARVVTLTEEGTERVEQMLGIENLADNMEVSHHVNQGLRAHALMKRDRDYVVKEGQVVIVDEFTGRLMFGRRYSEGLHQAIEAKEGVKIENESQTLASITFQNYFRMYNKLAGMTGTAATEEPEFVKIYKLSVVEIPTNKPMIREDNSDKIYRTEMGKFEAVVEEIVERNAKGQPVLVGTISIEKSELISQMLSRKGVAHEVLNAKHHEREAEIIANAGQKKAVTIATNMAGRGTDIVLGDGVKDLGGLHIIGTERHESRRIDNQLRGRAGRQGDPGSSRFYVSMEDDLMRLFGSDSLGGIMDKLGMDDSTPIDHPLISKSIENAQKKVESRNFDIRKHVLEYDDVLNHQREVIYSERLKALKGEKVHETILGMIESVVDKTIDMYAAGSPYPEEWDLKSLIDYSEQLFLVNNKLTAEELARLEKDELREMFQELALENYKKREEEIGPELFKDIEKYVLLKVVDQKWMDHLDSMDQLRQGIGLRAYGQQDPLVAYRKEGHFMFTQMVDSIEDDVVRYIYRINVVKQSEQPRQVSENKYAEDTVQKPVRVEKKISRNDPCPCGSGKKYKKCCGQ; translated from the coding sequence ATGTTGGGTTTCATAAAAAATCTTTTGGATGATAATAGTAAGCAAATAAAGAAAATGCAGAAAACTGTAGACATAATTAACCATTTAGAAACAGACATTAAAAAGCTTGGTGACTCTGAGCTTAGAAGCAAGACGGAAGAATTTAAGTCCAGAATTGATAATGGTGAAGGCCTGGATACCATACTTCCTGAAGCCTTTGCAGTAGTCAGAGAAGCCTCCTGGCGCGTCTTGAAAATGAGACATTTTGATGTTCAGCTAATGGGCGGCATTGTGCTGCACCAGGGTAAAATCTCTGAAATGAAAACCGGTGAAGGTAAAACACTAGTAGCTACCCTGCCGGCATACCTTAATGCCCTTACTGATAAAGGTGTCCATGTTGTTACAGTCAATGATTACCTGGCCAGGCGTGATAGTGAGTGGATGGGTGAGGTATATAAATTCCTTGGGTTAAGTGTTGGATTAATAGTACATGGGTTAGATGCTCAACAGCGAAGAGCTGCATATAACTCTGATATAACCTATGGTACTAATAATGAATTTGGTTTTGACTACCTTAGAGATAACATGGCCATTAGTATAGACCACCTTGTGCAGAGAGAACTTAATTACGCAATTGTTGACGAGGTTGATAGTATTCTAATTGATGAGGCCAGAACCCCCCTTATTATATCAGGGCAGGCTGATAAGCCAACCCAGCTTTACTATACAATTGCAAGGCTTATTCCGAGGCTTAAGAAGACCGAGGATTATATAGTAGATGAAAAGGCCAGGGTTGTAACCCTTACTGAGGAGGGTACGGAGCGTGTAGAGCAAATGCTGGGGATAGAAAACCTTGCTGATAATATGGAGGTTAGTCACCATGTAAACCAGGGCCTGAGAGCCCATGCCCTCATGAAAAGAGACAGGGATTATGTTGTCAAGGAAGGTCAGGTTGTTATTGTAGATGAATTTACAGGCCGCCTTATGTTTGGAAGAAGGTATAGTGAAGGACTGCATCAGGCAATTGAGGCAAAGGAAGGGGTTAAAATAGAAAACGAATCCCAGACCCTGGCATCTATTACCTTCCAGAACTATTTCAGGATGTACAACAAGCTTGCAGGCATGACAGGTACTGCGGCAACTGAAGAGCCGGAATTTGTAAAGATATACAAGTTGAGCGTGGTTGAAATTCCAACTAACAAACCCATGATTCGTGAAGATAATTCTGACAAGATTTACAGAACCGAAATGGGTAAGTTTGAAGCTGTTGTTGAGGAAATTGTTGAGAGAAATGCCAAGGGACAGCCTGTCCTGGTGGGTACCATATCCATTGAAAAATCAGAGCTAATATCCCAAATGCTTTCTAGAAAAGGAGTTGCCCATGAGGTTTTAAATGCCAAGCATCATGAGAGAGAGGCAGAAATAATAGCCAATGCAGGGCAGAAAAAGGCTGTTACCATAGCTACCAATATGGCCGGCAGGGGTACTGACATTGTACTGGGTGATGGTGTAAAGGACCTTGGAGGTCTTCATATTATAGGTACGGAAAGACACGAGAGCCGCAGAATTGACAACCAGCTCAGAGGTAGAGCTGGTCGTCAGGGAGACCCAGGTTCAAGCAGGTTCTATGTATCCATGGAAGATGATTTAATGAGACTCTTTGGTTCTGACAGCCTGGGCGGCATCATGGATAAATTAGGCATGGATGACAGCACACCCATTGATCACCCACTAATTTCAAAATCCATAGAGAATGCCCAGAAAAAGGTGGAGAGCAGAAACTTTGATATTCGTAAACACGTGCTGGAATATGATGATGTGTTAAATCACCAGAGAGAAGTCATCTACTCTGAAAGATTAAAGGCTCTTAAGGGGGAAAAGGTTCACGAGACAATCCTTGGCATGATTGAAAGTGTAGTGGATAAAACAATAGACATGTACGCTGCCGGCAGTCCCTATCCTGAGGAATGGGATCTAAAGAGCCTAATTGACTACTCTGAGCAGCTGTTCCTTGTAAACAACAAGCTGACTGCTGAAGAACTTGCCAGGCTGGAAAAGGATGAATTAAGAGAGATGTTCCAAGAGCTGGCCCTTGAAAACTATAAAAAGAGAGAAGAAGAAATTGGCCCGGAATTGTTTAAGGATATTGAGAAGTATGTGCTGTTAAAGGTGGTGGATCAGAAATGGATGGATCACCTGGATTCAATGGACCAGCTGAGGCAGGGAATAGGCTTGAGGGCCTATGGCCAGCAGGATCCCCTTGTGGCCTATAGAAAAGAAGGGCACTTCATGTTCACACAAATGGTTGATAGTATTGAAGATGATGTGGTGCGCTACATTTACAGAATAAACGTGGTCAAGCAATCTGAACAGCCCAGGCAGGTTTCAGAGAATAAATACGCTGAGGATACAGTTCAAAAGCCTGTAAGAGTTGAAAAAAAGATTAGCAGAAATGATCCATGCCCATGCGGCAGCGGCAAAAAGTACAAAAAGTGCTGCGGACAGTAA